The DNA segment ATTAccagttgttattgttatgtaaGGAACAGAaatctaaatttatttcattttatttgcttcTTCTTTCAAATgcttttcaaatattctttgttttcaactttgctttcatttatactacaattcattattaaaaatatatataaacatattattgttgtagtttaTATGCAGAGCACAAATGTATGGAAAATCGGTAGGTAgcttaataatagaaaataaatgaaatatccCACACATAAAGCACATGCAATTGAGAAATGATATGATTGGagatttgcattttttgtatgtttggtatgtaaaaccataaattaaatttatgcatatGAAAAACGTTTTTGAATTGCAAATTCGCAAAACgcctacaaaaaaatttataaattacggTATTCactgataaatttaattataactcAGCAACATTGCATATTTTGGCGCTGAGCTCGACCTCTTTCCTACCGCCTACTAACTAtctagtaaatatttataaactgtAGTGTATAACTGCCAGTTGGATCTAGAAAACATTTCTACTGCGCTGTGTAATTCGTTGTTGTTTATACGGTACAAAAGAAATCAATGTTTCGCCTTTAGCCATAACCGTCACTTTATCagtttttcgtttaatttggacatattgagttttttaaaattcataagcAGGATGTATGCAGTCCATGTTGTGTGTATTCAATTTTCAAATCTTCAAAtacttattacatttttttcttttccaaaatataaattaagagtttattatttatattactttcctttttgttttataaaaacggTGTATTAGTTCTTTCCCTCATTAACCAATGGCTTTTTGGGACTTGGCTCTGTGCAATCTTCGTGATCTGGTACAGCGGTGGCTTCAGCTTCTTTTGCCTCCTCTTCATGATTGGCTGTTGATCCTATTCCATTTTTCGTTTCTGTCGGCGCACGGCATTCTTCTGGATGTGATATTTTTCGGAGTTCAATTCTCTCTAATAATTCTTTATGCAGTAGCGTCATGTCCGCCGGACGCCCcatcactaaaaatattttgattttaccaGTATTGTCCATTGCAGTAAGGCGCAGTGATTTGTTGCTTGGACGTTGAGCCACCATACCAGCCCAAACCTAGAAACATTAACGACATTATATAATAACTTTCGCTAGAACCTTAATTCGATTCTCACTTTTGTATTAAGCAAAAGGCGCAGATTGCCCGATGTACGAAACACAACACGAGAGCATTCTTGCTCATTTTTAGAGTCATTCAAACGAAGACTGCCACGCCCACGCTCCTCCCAGTTGCTGTTGACGAAGGCAAATAACTTACAATTTACCTATATTttgaggaaaattatatcatatTAAAATAGTAAAGGAATATGtggcaattttaaattttttaaacacttgCATCGACAATGTTTATTTCATTCTCTTCGCCTGTGAATGTTTCCACCTCCTCGTATTTGCGCTTCTGAGCACGACTTTCTTCGTATTCGCGCGCTACATCAGTTAGTGTCTTTGTTTCATTCTCTTTTGGCGTGGCACCTTTGTCAGACTCCACTGCCTTTGCTGCATTTTGTATAACACTCGAAAACAACAATTCTCCAGTTGTAGAACAGCTGGCCTCGGAATTGTCTGCTTTCTGTACACCATCAGGATTGATATTCTcctttatagcaaaaaaaattcaaatcaatcATAATCAATACATAAATGTAACTCAAGAGTTCTTACACCAACAACACGTTCATGCACATTTTGTCCAAAAAcaaaacctgatttttccaccaGCGGCATAGAACTTTTGGCCGCGGCAAAAAGATTTGATCGCTCGAGCCCATTTTTGCGAAGCAAGCTTAAAGGATCTGACCGCTTAACAAACAGAAAATGTACAATTCAATTagtgtgaaatgttaacattatgaataaattttgcttACTTCATCCGGTTCGTCATCGTCTGTCGACTTCTTCTCCTCCGTCGCCTTGTCATTGGCTAGTTCGCCTCCTACAGCTCCTTCTGCAGCATTTGAATCATTTTCTGTGCTCTCCTCCTCCTCATCGTCCTTCTGTTCCCGCATGAAAGGATTATGATTGGTTGTGCTACTTACAGAGTCCTCTTCGTCATCACCATTATTACTAGTAGCTGTTGAATTGGAAATCGAATTTGCATTCACATTGGCAAgcgaattgttgttgctgttgcccaGCGCTGCGGCACCCAAAACTGAAGGACCAAGTACTGACGGTCGCAATACTCCCGAACGTATAACCGGATTTACACCACCGCCAGTTAACCTCGATGACTGCAGAATTGAATCGCTACCAAGACTGTTTGATTCGTTGGAGGTATCTAAAATATTACAAACGAAACGTGTAATTGCCGGCTTACACTTCCAGAAATTTTCTATCATTTTTCAACTGATCTTCTTAAATACATGGCTCTTAACTGCATTGTTTCGCACTAATATATTTCTATCCTTCACTTTCTATTCGATCCTTATACGTACCATTATTCTCagacatttttgttgtatacttTTTAAGCTaatagaatttattaaaaaattgaaatgaatgaaaGTCTTTTCGagtttttgcaaattaaaatgcTGAATTGTCAAACTTCGTCGAGAAGGAAGCCAGAAAAAGCGTATGCAAAATGTCAAGACAAAGCAAACGAGAAAAAGCCGTTCTACAATATTGCCATATCAGAATAAAGTTTAACGAAAATAACAGCTGGCCAATTGGACTATATGTCCaattagatttattaaaaaattagagaATTTTCTAAAGTcgtctaaatatatatatatgtatactagtggatccggtcacgcgttgctgtggtatacattttatactattattcatataataaactactTAATAcagtgaaattttatttatgaataaaggcgaaaacgtttttgtcggtataagaaggCAGGGGATTCAGGCAaattaatagattgtacttaataaacatcaaaaaattgTGGGACCGGCcaatgtgcatggttaatggagatgtccacTTAATAGagctatcttctaagttggttcgaactggacacagtgtgctaaattttacgaaaatctgttcagtagtttaggagtccctcgctgacaaacaacgtgacacgtactttttatttataaagataGAGAATATATAGATGTATGGTATGCATTTATTCGTAAGGACACGGAGAAGCTTATTAAGAAAACTTCGATTTTAATTGACGATTATTTACAAAAAGAATTGTCTGTCAGTCAGTTATCTtaaatttatagtatttatatctatattaaaaaaataaataaatattttaataaattgaaaagttgttgcatttctggaaaaaaaatgtattattataaaatttcttgggcaataatccatgtcaaatttgatgaaatatataaaaaactgcaTATAAAGACTTCattttaagggatcgtctcagtgtgacccttcgaaaaatcactgattttcgcgatttttttttaatgttgaaattaactaatcggtccgttgttttgataaataaatacattcatggcgaatacaaaatgatatttttatgtttatttattgggtgttaatagtttaaaaaaatgttaaaatgacTCATAAAAAAGATCCTGTACGATGTCTACGATTACGGCCGCAATAttgatctaaaacaaaaatttaaaaaatattattcatctgtaggaaagtcgctatcgcgctatggaaacttttttcttttgaaacttGACAAAATAACGgcaatttgaacaaaaagtatcgaatttggcatttttttcgtaaaaataatagaaagatttcaaaaaaagtttccatagcGCGATAAAGAATTACGTTAGAAATATTCTCTTCAAATTGGAACGAGATATCTTtaagagtggaaaccgttttgaaaaacaccattctaagaaaaacgcgtttaaaggttGGAGTTCCccactctgttccctttctacaagaaacgctgtagcgatcgttataatttgatttttgatttcaaaatttaagagaatatacattatatatatatttatacagtaTATAGTAatatccgataatgcaacaaaaaaaatcgatttttcatacatatatgctgtagtaatccgatatcggtggttcagacaaatgagcaactttttGGAGAGGAAAgaacatatgcaaaatttcagatcgatatttcaaaaattgagggaATAATTCGCGTAATTCAAATTGATGGATAGACAAATGGACATGACTAAAACGACTCAGTTCGTCACACTGATCTTTTATGTAttgtattttatagggtctccgacgttttttTCAGGGTTTTACAAAcctcgtggcaaacttaatataccctgttctggGATAGACATAGAGATACGGATTTTTTCAATGTCACTTAGTCTAATTATCAAGAGAAACTATGTTCCCTACAAAATTGTGcgctacttaaaaaaatactaaattatcaCAGTCTAATTATCAAGAGAATACTATGTTCCGATACAAAATATAAGGTAGttattaaaatactaaattatcCAGTCCAATATTATCCCACCATAGAATACCCATAGAATATAAACATGTGCGAGTACCCAGCGTATGTTTTTAGTAGACTAAATAAATTCCAAAGGCATTACATTTTATTCTGCAATCCGGTTTGAACGATATTGAGTAAagttatatttcttttaatataaaaaaacaagaataatttaaaattgaattggtttactataaaatagtatatttcaaattttatttgtaaagatatattgacataaattgtataattttaaaattaatatttctgttacatatctacatacatatacgcttAAACTTGCTATAAATGAAAGCACTAATTATTTCTGTGAGAATCCCGAAACAACTATTTACACACGAATATGCTTActtaggtacatacatatgtatattatatatgcatatgtatgtatgtattacctTCGTTAAAGCACGTTTggaatatactcgtatatgtgtaATTGCCCGCTATGTAGTTTATTGTTGTGAAAAGTAGTTTAGTGATTCCTATGAAATCTTATTAGAATTCATTAAAACTATCATTTGTggatttgaaaacaatttgtgACATGGAAAAATGAGAAATCTTATTAGTTCTAAATCAATATCACAGCTTAACAATTACTTCCAACTAAGTGCTACAACTAAGCTCACTTTATGAAATACTCATGtaaagtatgtatacatatatgtacatacatatgtatatcatataatACTCATCCATTCATAAATACTATGGGTTTATGTATGATGAGACTAAATATTTAGCACTGCGATCGaacttattttgtaaaaaaaaacttaaattccacaaatttcTTATGCATACGAGTATAAACTATTACTAGTACATGTAATTGCCGCAATTACCGCCTTCCATGAAATGGAAGTAAAATGCCCAACTTAACGCTTAATATTGCACCAATATTCATCGAAACTAATAATAACCATAATTTTTGCAACGGTAAATAGACTAGTTGTTGGAAAGTCGCGCATAAAATTTgtcagtaaataaaatttgtcagATTTAGCAGCGTTTTGCAGCTACGACTTCCTCTCATTCACTTTTCCTCCTCCGCACTTTCCTCTTTTGCAACAGTTCTAGTTTGTTTTGGTCACGACACTCACCCGGTCCCACTCAGGAAGGCAATCTGGTTTGGTTGTGTGACTTGTTGCAACCGCGCACACCGCATTAAGATTAATTTATacagacacacatatgtacatacatatgtatgtacatgtatcaTGGCGTAGAGTTACGGCGAAAACTTGTgctgaattaaattaaatgaaattaatggcAATTAGCTACGAACTAAGTGAAGATCTCGCACTGCAGCGCGAAATGCCCGGCGATGACAGTTTCTTTGTAcagtttattgaatttaaaattaagtccACGAGTCTGTAAACGATTGAGTTTC comes from the Bactrocera neohumeralis isolate Rockhampton chromosome 2, APGP_CSIRO_Bneo_wtdbg2-racon-allhic-juicebox.fasta_v2, whole genome shotgun sequence genome and includes:
- the LOC126761943 gene encoding ran-binding protein 3 gives rise to the protein MSENNDTSNESNSLGSDSILQSSRLTGGGVNPVIRSGVLRPSVLGPSVLGAAALGNSNNNSLANVNANSISNSTATSNNGDDEEDSVSSTTNHNPFMREQKDDEEEESTENDSNAAEGAVGGELANDKATEEKKSTDDDEPDERSDPLSLLRKNGLERSNLFAAAKSSMPLVEKSGFVFGQNVHERVVGENINPDGVQKADNSEASCSTTGELLFSSVIQNAAKAVESDKGATPKENETKTLTDVAREYEESRAQKRKYEEVETFTGEENEINIVDVNCKLFAFVNSNWEERGRGSLRLNDSKNEQECSRVVFRTSGNLRLLLNTKVWAGMVAQRPSNKSLRLTAMDNTGKIKIFLVMGRPADMTLLHKELLERIELRKISHPEECRAPTETKNGIGSTANHEEEAKEAEATAVPDHEDCTEPSPKKPLVNEGKN